Proteins co-encoded in one Conger conger chromosome 4, fConCon1.1, whole genome shotgun sequence genomic window:
- the opn7a gene encoding opsin 7, group member a, with protein MEPDGSWPLASLKELHCSVAGVCSLCGNSMLLYVSYKKKHLLKPAEFFIINLAISDLGMTVSLYPLAIMSSIYHRWLYGKTMCLIYAFCGVLFGICSLTTLTLLSTVCCLKVCYPLYGNRFNHDHGRLMIACSWAYALVFACSPLAHWGEYGLEPYGTACCIDWASSNTQPAARSYIVVLFLLCYILPCGVIVSSYTQILATVRESRRAVERHISAQSHMSSIQTIIVKLSVAVCVGFLAAWSPYALVSMWATFGHIKSIPPLAFAVPAVFAKTSTLYNPVVYLLLKPNFRHVVSKDLRALQTMCFGLRTRSYRSAVEVGLRSLKRRNECSSTSTHLGPGCSNCTCEKCSDAFERFRNYPRGCQVNVNTVHFCLQEGGAAGPEQQRKGRQAGKKSVRVSVRGKKNPEIDSLEITLETVATHAKN; from the exons ATGGAGCCCGATGGAAGTTGGCCACTGGCAAGCCTGAAGGAG CTCCATTGTTCTGTTGCAGGAGTTTGCTCCCTGTGTGGGAACAGCATGCTGCTGTACGTCTCCTACAAAAAGAAGCATCTGCTGAAACCGGCCGAGTTTTTCATCATCAACCTGGCCATCAGCGACCTGGGCATGACTGTGTCCCTGTATCCCCTAGCAATAATGTCCAGCATATACCACAG GTGGCTGTATGGCAAAACCATGTGCTTAATCTACGCTTTCTGCGGAGTGCTGTTTGGGATCTGCAGTCTGACAACTCTGACTCTGCTCAGCACTGTATGCTGTTTGAAAGTCTGCTATCCTTTGTACG GCAATAGGTTTAACCATGACCACGGCCGGCTGATGATCGCCTGCAGCTGGGCGTACGCGCTGGTGTTCGCCTGCTCCCCGCTGGCCCACTGGGGGGAGTACGGCCTGGAGCCCTACGGCACGGCCTGCTGCATCGACTGGGCCTCCTCCAACACGCAGCCCGCCGCCCGGTCCTACATCGTGGTGCTCTTCCTGCTCTGCTACATCCTGCCCTGCGGGGTCATCGTGTCCTCCTACACCCAGATCCTGGCGACCGTGCGCGAGTCCAGGAGGGCCGTGGAGCGTCACATCTCCGCCCAGTCGCACATGAGCAGCATTCAGACCATCATCGTGAAG CTGAGCGTGGCGGTGTGCGTGGGCTTCTTGGCGGCGTGGAGCCCGTACGCCCTGGTGTCCATGTGGGCCACCTTCGGCCACATCAAGAGCATCCCTCCGCTGGCCTTCGCCGTGCCCGCCGTCTTCGCCAAGACCTCCACCCTCTACAACCCCGTGGTCTACCTGCTGCTGAAGCCCAACTTCCGGCACGTGGTGAGCAAGGACCTCCGCGCGCTGCAGACGATGTGCTTCGGCCTGCGGACCCGCAGCTACAGGTCGGCCGTGGAGGTGGGCCTCAGGTCCCTGAAGAGGAGGAACGAGTGCAGCTCCACGTCCACCCACCTGGGGCCGGGCTGCTCCAACTGCACCTGCGAGAAGTGCAGCGACGCCTTCGAGCGCTTCAGGAACTACCCCCGGGGCTGCCAGGTCAACGTCAACACTGTGCACTTCTGCCTCCAGGAGGGCGGCGCCGCCGGGCCAGAACAGCAGCGCAAAGGCCGCCAGGCGGGGAAGAAGTCTGTGAGGGTCAGCGTCCGGGGGAAGAAGAACCCCGAGATCGACAGCCTGGAGATAACCCTCGAGACGGTGGCAACACACGCCAAAAACTGA